Below is a window of Equus quagga isolate Etosha38 chromosome 4, UCLA_HA_Equagga_1.0, whole genome shotgun sequence DNA.
CCATTTGCTTGGCCTGGACTGTCCCTCTCTCCCATCCATGACCTGACCACCTTCTCTTCGATTCTCAAAACTCATCGCTGGGGTCCTCTGCTCTGGAAAACTCCTCCAGTCTGGCTTAGGTGCCTTCCTATGTGTGCGCACAGCCCGTGTACCTTTTTTGGATGAGCACACAGCACACTCTATCGAGATGTCCCAGTACACTCAAAGCAGAGGCCACCTGTTCTTCCCCAGTATCCCCAATgcctcccagtgcctggcactcagcaggtgctcagtgaatgcttACTGAATAAAAGCTTGCGTCATCACTGAGTGATCTCGCGCTCTCAACATCTTACTTTTCTCTTGCCCTCCTCTTTCTCTAGTcttaatttatacattaaatgAAGTTCTCAATCCTGCCTGCACGTAAGAGTCACTTGggaatctttcaaaaaaaatctttgcccaGCCTGATACCCAGAAATTCTGACTCAGTTGACCTGTGGTGGGACCCGGGCACAGGAGTTTTCAAGAACAAATCCCATCGGGAAGCCTGCGTGGAGAGCCACTGTGTAACTCTCTTCTGTCCTGGTTTCTCTCTTAGGTGTCCTCaaaatccattctttctttttgttttttaacttatttttatattcagtgACCCCCACAGATATTACCTATCCCTCTATATAAACTGCCCATGAAACATGAGGGATACACATGGGGGTCTATTCTGCCACAGATTCACTCGGCTTCCTGTCACATGCCTCTTGAACTCGAGGAAGCAGTGGCAAGATCTGAGACTCATCATGTTCACTCTGAGTTGGGGCGCTGTATGGGAAGCTGTCTTACCCAGCAGAATGAGCATCACGCCAGCCAGCTGGGCCCGCCGGTACTTGGCCACACCAGGCTCGTGGCCCATTCGGATGCAGGGGAGAACTGTCAGCAGCAGGAGAATGGCCGGCAGACCGAGGACCGAGGCTGCAATCATCAGGGCTCGGCAAGCCTGCACATAGCCTGGCAACGAGAGAGCAGACGGGGTGGGTTAGGCCATGGTCCCCTTGGATCCTGAACCCCGCCCCACGGGAATTCAGCACCATCTACCTTCCTCCTTCGTGCCCCATTCCAGGACTTAGAGTGTGTTCAATGTTGTTCAAGATCGTTTCACACGTTCAACCTTTAAAGCAACTCAGTGAcaaaagagagaggtggagggCTGGAGACGCTGAATGAGGGAGTCCTGGTTTAGACCACTGGGCAAGCCTCCAGGATGAAAGGGCCAAGGGCCCATTACAGTATTACACCACCTTGTGAGAGATCCAGATTCTCAGATCTTCCAAGAAGCCCTCTGTGACGGGCTGAGTTGGGTCCAGCCTGCTGTTGATACGCTCTacctgtgtgacctcgggcaagttactgAACTGCTGTGTCTTgacactttcctcatctatagagtaaaaataataatagtacctacatcTCTCTAACAGAATTCAATGACGATGAAATCAGGTAATTCACGCAGTGCTTAGAACACTGCCTAGCACATGCTAAGTACTCCAAAAAGGTCGGCTATTGTTCCTGGTGGTGTTACTCTGTGTATGAAGTACTTTTATCTCTGGGTGTACTTGGTAATTTTGTCCCTAACCATGTGCTTGTCATTCACATTGTGTATAAATAGTGTGTGGCCCTAACTGGGACTCAGGTTTCTTCTCTTGATAACTCGCCAAAGGCTGCTGTGCTCATGAATCCTGCCCCCCATAGATGGTCAGGCTCCATCTCCTGCCTCACCCACGGCGCCCTGGGCATGCTTCCACAGTGGTCCACTATTGCTTTAAAGGCATCTCTCCATCCCCAGGGATTCTTGGAGGGCAGACACCTGCCTCGGTCTTCATGGAGCTAACACAGTGCCCACAACACATGATGTAAACATACGATTATGAATGAAGGAATAAGCAAGTTGAAGAATAAGAGTGGAGCAAACTACCTGAACTTTATACTGCCAAATAAAATGCGACGGAACGACTTTGCTAAGAAACAGATCACAATATTTGCCATATTTATGTAAAACAAATCCGACAAGACACAGGGAGAATATGACAGGCTTAAACGTATTGTTTCTCATTAAAACATTctccctcctccaaaaaaaaacgGGCGGTTGTATTTATTGCTCTCCCCTTTTTGCTCAGAGGGAAGTAGAGCTAGtggcctggaggaggcagagttAATGGCAAAGCCAAAAATGAGCCCCAACTTCTGCCTCACACACCAGGACCATCCTACCAAATCTGGCCAGCCCTTTCTGTGCACCAGGACCCAGCTGCAGCGCTGCCTCTTAGCAAGGTATGTTCCGCCAGGATTCACACTCCACAAGGGCACTCTTCCAACCACTGCCCATCTCAGCTTCTTCAGAGTTAAAGGTAATCAGTCAGTCAGGTATCTATTGACCTGAAGACCCCCAGAGAGGAGCCACAGGACGTCTGAGGCAGGACAGCGCGCCACAGCTCTATGCCCCTGTGGCTTGTAGGAGAGCCAGGGCGGACACAAAGAAGACAGTCAACTAGCAACCGAGCTTCTGAAATTCATGGCACAGGCTGTCCACGTGTTGGGTGCCAAGGCCAtgtgtgaaaatgaaaagatgaagacTGAACAATGTCCCTGTCTCCAGCCGAAGTGTGAGGGAGGGGGACAGCAGGAAGCAGCAGGCCCTCCCTAAAATGTACTCCATCTGTGGGATGGTCTATGTTCTCTGAAAATAAACCACTTGGCACTGAAAGCTCAGTAAATTTACTTTcaggggaaggaagcagagagtcATATTATGCTTCCCTCAAAGATTCCTACTAAATACCGTGCCcagcttttaataaaaaattacagtTAGCATTTGCGGAGCATCTACTACATCAAAGGAGGATTACATCTCTCATCTCATTTACTCCCCAAAACAACTCTGAAAGATAGGTGGTTTGATTTTAATTGTAAAAGAAGACAGCTGGGGTTCACTGAGGTTCATAACCTGTCCCAACGACCCAGATCGGGAGTACTGGATGCGAGTCTGACCCAGGTCTACACACGCCAGCACTGACGGCAGGTGGGTCCAGATCTGGGTTCCCCCCTCTGTCATTCTGAAAGTCCAAAGTGGAGAAAAGGAGCGTGAACGGCAGGACTGGCCCACCTTGTGTGCACCTGCCGTGTGCCGGTGGCAACGCCAGGTCCAGGCAATGATGCAGAGAGAGTAGGACGCCATCTACATCTCCGAGGAATTTAAAATGTGCTGGGAGAACCTGACTCacaaacaatgaacaaaaaaTCGAAATGTGCCCTGATGGGGATAAGAGTCAAACACCAGGAGAGCGAGGAGAAAAGGGGGACTGATTCCCACTACAAGGCCTGGGAAATAGGAGGCACTCCGGGGGGGCGGCTTAAAGGGGGAGCAGAGTCTCTGGGAAGCGAAAGGCTCATCCGAAAGGCTCATCCGGGACTAGGCACCAAGCCACAGGCTGGCGCTCAGCAGAGTCAGGCCGCTTGTTAAGGAAACCAGGACAGACCTTTAAACGCGCACCATCCTCAAAAGCTAGCGGGACAGACGGCAATCGCGTTCAGGCCAGGGATGCGAGAAACCCTCACGGCAGGACGGAGATTCCGAACAGAAAACCCGAAGGGGCGCCCACGACCTCGCCAATCACCCACCTGGCTCAAGGTTTAAATCTGAACCGAAACTGTGTTCCAGCACTTTTCAACGGGGCAGCAAGCGAAGATGGGGCCCTCGCCTGGCGTCGGGGGAGGTGGAGGCTAAGCGATTCTTCCCTCCGCTCCCCACTCCGGGGCCCAGCTGGAGAGTCGGCCCTCCGAGGGGCGCCCGCTCTTCCCCATCCCACTGAGCGGTGCGGAGGAGGCAGGGGGGATCATGCAGGCCCGCGGACGGACGCCCCCACTGCGGCGAcaaggggtgggggaaataagATGGGCCCCGGCACCTGCGGGAACCGACCTGGCGGAGCTCGGAGGGCCCTAACTTGGCCAGGACGCCTCCCGTCCCAGGAGGACGGGGACACAGCCTGCACCTGTTCAGAGCACTTGCgtttctctctgtcctcctcgCCTTTGCTggggggaggctggggccaggagAGTGAAGTACTTCTGATCAACCTATGGCCAGAGCATGGGGCAGGTGGGGCGACGTAATTAACATGGTCTGAGTTCCAACTACATGTCTATGAGTTGGTTCATTAACTTCTCAGGGTGACTCGGCCAGTGGCCGCCACTGTGATCCCAAATTccagataagaaactgaggctgaaagaggGCTGCCTAATTCCTCTAGGTGGGACTGAAGGTGTCAAAAATGTGCCCAAAGGTTTTCAAGCCCCAAAATGTTTCTGTGGACGCCGTCTaatgtctcccccaccccccttcctccccccacccccccacccccgcccccaagtCTGCCCTGAGGATAAGGGTTTAAGAGCAGCCACTTGCGAGGCGGGGGTTCTTACCCGGCAAGATGAGGATGTCCACCAGGGGTTTGCAGTGGTACAGCCCCGTGGCCATGACGCAGTCGGCCCACAGCCCCTTGGAGCCCAGTTCGTCCAGCTTGCGGCAGGTGGGGATGGTGTAGCCGCAGGTCACCACCCAGTCATTGGTGGACGTGGTGACGATGATGCCGATCCAACCCACGAAGCTCGTGACGAAGCCCACTATCTGCAGGCACGTAGCCACCATCATAGCGACCGCCGCGTCCCCGAGCCTCGCCCCTCACTGGCTGCGCCCGCGCCCCGGGCTGGACTGAGCCTGCCCCGGTCCTCCCTCTCCCGCGCTCGAGAGCCGCTGGCCGGCGACAGCCCGACGCAGGATGCTCGAAGCGGAGACAGGCCACGAGAGGCTGCGAGCGCAGCTCCGACGGCACGACGGGCGCACGGCGGGGACAGCGGCGCGGCTGGGCAgcgcgcccccgccccccgctTTAAACCCCGTAGCCCCCGCCGGCGAGCGCCAATCGGCGACGGCCCGGGGTCGAGCCGGCCAATCGCAGGGCGGGGTCCGGGGTTAGGGAGGGGAGCGATCCCGAGGCCGGCCGGCCCCGTCCCGCGGCCGGTGCTGGAAGTGAAATGATTCGGTCCAGTCCAAGAAATGGAGAGCGACGAGAGGGCCCGCGTCAGGCGCGGGTCTGTTTTGCTGcgaattctctctctccttgctgcgcctctctcatctctgtctctggTCTTCGCTTCGCTCCATCCCACCCTCAACTTCTCCCCAGGCGCTCCTTCTTCCAGCTGAAAGCGAAGAGCTTGGTTCTTCCGAGGGGACTGGGTTCCTCCCCGGCCCAGTGTTGTAACTGATGAGCCGGGAATTGCCCTCAGGAATAATCGAAGCATTCAGCATACCGCAGTTACCGGGAGAAAGAAAGCGATGCTCTCCCGTGGTCAAAAATCATCAGGGGCTGCCATGGCCATCATAGTGCTGACAACGACAGCAACTCACATTTATCCAGCTGTGTCATGGACTGGTGCATGCATTTGTATttatgtattatctcacttaattctcacagcaaccctttGTGGTAGGAACAATTGTTTACACAGAAAAGTGTGAAGAAGCAGCATGAGAGAAGTTAAGTTGCCCAAGTTCACACCGCTAGGAAGGGGTAGACTCCCTGGGCCGtctcacctcccctccccccatctccaaCCATTCCTGGGAACCTGTGCTGATTATCACTTTCTGAAAGTTCCTTAAGGGTTCAAATGTCCCGTTTTTGACACATTAAATGCTAGGCTGACAGCTCCAGGTCACTGTAAATAAGTGAATGTCTGTGCTCCCCTGAGAATGCTGCCTGGCCCACAGTGAGCACTGACAAGTGTCAGCTGTCATCACTATCAACAGCTTCAGGCCACCTTCTCTCCTTACCTTCAAATAAGACCCATTATATGCACCTTTATTATCATGTAGAAGAAGTCGCCCTTGGGCTCCATTTACATTAAAGGCTTTTAATTCTCTTTGACACATTTGGCTTACCTTATTTTATGCCTCTATGGACGACCAGGAGATGGAAAGATGCAAAGGGTTTCAGCAAGCACAAAGCCTCCTATTCGACACTCTCAATCTGAGATACAGATCACAAGTCATGGGTACTATGCTTCCCCATGTCTGTGCTGGGCGTCAGGGCAAATCACCAAGTCTTCTAGGGAAGAGCGGCTTCAAGAAGTCCCCAAAGCAATCAAGCGCACAAACAGAAAGGGCTCTGTGTAGACGACAGTGTCAAATAAAAGAACCACAATAATCACCCAGgagagcacagtggttaagaacgAGGGTCAGGCTGCCTGGCTTCACATCCTGGCTCAGCCACCTACCAGATTGAGACCAAGTTACTTCAcccccctgggcctcagctttctcatttgcaaaacGGAGATGAAAATAGTGCCTAAACCTCAGAGGTTTCTTGATTATGTGAGTTAGTACACATATGGAGCTTGAAGACAATGTATGGtacaaagtaagtgctcaataaacccAGGCTGCTATTATTATGGTGATTCAGAACTCTTGCCTCGGCCCTCTTACGTGTTCTCCCTGCATCCATACAAGTTAGATTTGTGGAAAGCACTGTATAGGATGTGTGCCCCTTTTTGGAGTGAGCCATTGTGTTTGGAGGCATTTCATCACTAGGATCTATTGACCTGGATGTTTTCAGGTATTTCCTCAtaacataaaaaagagagagagagagagcttttaagtatgatataaaatataaaaaccaagcAACATCAATTCATTGAAAAAGCAGTTATGAAATCTGCACTGATATGACTCCATTAGCATTTGACATTCTAAGGATGAAAACTCAACCCCTCAGAAGTCAGCAATGCCCAGATCACCCACAAGTCACGCACACAGAGGTATTGTAAAGCTGGATTTCAGGACTCAGGCACTAAATGGTAGAAAGAGTTGTCGAGTTGTTCGGATCTTGGAATGGAACCTCCTGAGTTCATATTCCAACTTGATCACTTAGGTTGTCTCTCAACTCATGTGACCCTCaggttcttcatctataaagtgagaatAGCAGAtgctccccccaaccccacccaggGTTTTTGTGAGGGCTAAGGGTGATCATTTACACAAAGTGCAcagcacagtgcccggcacgGATGGGCActcataaatgttagctactgttAGTATTATTTGTAGGCAATATAGATCAGTTGGAAATATGAGTTGCCTTTGATAGAGACTAAAGCTAAAATAACTaggttattattatcattatctgtTAATGGGAGAGAAATCCTAAGATGAATGTGTAAAGAATTGCAACGCAGATGTACAAAAGGCCACCCGAGGGAGGCCAGCAAAGTGTAACCTGTTTGAATGAATTAGCTGTAAATAGAGTGTGTCCTTTGGAAAGGAAGTTGGGCAGCCATGAAGCACAGGGAATTGGGAGccaagaggcacagagaggccacgAGCGTCCTCTGCTATCCACAGGAGATGGTGTGGTGGCGCACAGACTCCAAGGATGGGGCCCCTGGACAGTGGAGAGGCCCCTCAAGCTGTCTCAGCTGAGGGACTTGCTCTGAAGTCGCCCACGCTCCCAGCTGTGGCtctcctgcccagccctccttGTGATAAGAACCTGACTTCCCACGTAGCGTAACTTGATAAACTGACGTGCCAGGTCTACCACGTGCCAGGTACTCCTTGCGTTGTGAGAGTCAGTCTCTCAGGGTCCAGTCACCCCAGAGAAGTGTCAACAGGGGGGCCCCAGACCTCCCAAAGGCCTTTCTCTCAGAAAACTTTGCCGTGTCATCTCTTCACAGTTCTACAGGACATAAAAGAACTAGTAAGGTATAGCTGAAGTCTGATTTCAGGCTTTTGACCCTAAGTCCAATATTCTTTCcattatgaaaaatgtaaaagtttttcCTATGGCTTGAGCATAAGTTCCTTAAGCTTATTCTTAttagaagatatttaaaaggGAGGACTAGAGAGCCAGTCAATGCCCTAAATGCTAGATGTGTACTGAACAAAAGAAACGACCTGGTTAACTGTTCTTCTGCCATTTACACCTAAAAATATTCAATAACTAGCCTGTGATTCAGTTAGAGCGCTAATGCCCATCGCAGTGGCAAGTGCGTCTGCTGACCAGCGGCAAAAGCCCACGTTGAAAGCAAACCTTGAGCCAAAGGAGTGGGCTCGCAGCGACTACTAGTGGTTGTCTTTTGTCATTGCACTGCTGTGTAAGGGGCCCGTGGCTTCTAGAGAAACGTGGTTGACCGCAGCTTCCCACGTTCCAAATGTGTTCGTTAGACCCGGGTGGAATGTACGTGTCTCTGTGAAAGCTTTCCTCACATATTAAAAAGGATGCATATCTTTAGAAAACTGAAGATGAAATCATAGGACATATATGAAATTACTTAGGTGagattttttcattcaaaaaaaagCACTTTTAATAAGACCTCTTTTTAAAGGGTCAGTTCCTCTGGTGGATTTTAATGTTTGGTAATACAAAAattctatatacacacacatttttagaaatattgtGGTACGAATTCATAGTGTAAACAAATGTATCAAACATagacttaaaaaaaggaaatgcccTGTGAGTTTTGGGGTTTTGTGCATTTTGTTGACCACTGAAATCTGCGTgtggcacaatgcctggcacatataaAGGCACTTAGGTTAATGTTttatcagggcactaatcccattccttagggctccaccctcatgacctaatcacctcccaaaggcctcacctccaacaCTGCCGCATtggagattaggtttcaacatatgaatctggggggaCAGGAATATTGAGTTCACAGCAGATGGGAGTCTGAAGAGCCGGTGCAGAAGCGACCAGGAGTGGGGTTAGAACAGGTCCAGGGAGCGGGCAAGAGGCAGAGTGACGGCTCTGTGGCCTCTGCACCCACCTGCTGTCCTTGGTAGAGTGGAGCCTTCTCCAACAGAAGGGATGTGTGCCTCAAGCAGGAAAATCTCTGGTTACCAAGAGATGCTGGCCTCCGTTAGGGCGTCTGGGTCAAGAGCGCTTTCACTCCCATGCAGAATTTCCACCTCAGCCGCTGGGGAAAAGTTGCCTTTTCAGAGTTCCATTTCTTGACCTTCATGGTGCAATTAAAATACCATTCCTTCAGAAGCCATTTTATTCCAAATTTCCCCTCCTTCCAGTTggagataaagcaaaataatgaaaaacctCTATCTAGAATGTTAGATTTGAGTCCTTTCCGGggtgttttctctcttctgccttcaaACAGCCAATTCCATTTATCTACTTCTCCGCCAGGAGTTTCAGAATATGTTGGATGATATCATGTCTAATTCACCCTGTGAGATCCTACTTCCTGAAGAGCAGTAAAAGTCCTTATTTTTAGTTCAAACTGGAGAccatattttctaaaaacataatAGTATTAAAGTATAtaagttctgaaaggaaaaacaagaaaattgacTACAAAGCCACACTATTAAATTCTCTTAGAAATTAAGAACAGGTGTTTCCATTTTGCTATCTAGGACTTCAAAATACAATTTGtcacattttaagtgctttacTGAAAATGAATGAGTCATAAAGTGATCAAAACTATCATATGTCCTCTTGTTATTTATTCTATATAATATTAACATCATATAAAAGCATAAATTATATTCTCAACACTATActcttccataaaaaaaaaatggctagaAGAGAACCTATGTCTCGTTCATAccaattgttttctttgttttttttttttgcttcttacaCAAGTAAGACTCTTCTTTATGAAATCGTCCTGAAGGGGAACATTCCTGGACACCAGGACCCAAGGGAGACCATTGGAGCAGGAGGGGAAGGGCACTGGGCTGGAACCCTGGCTCCATCACTTGCTAGTTGTGTGGCctagggcaagttatttaactttttattaaataactCTGTTTAGTAACTACTATTTTATTTCCTGCTagtaaaatgacattaaaaatagtaattatttcataatagCCATGAGAATTAATGCATCACCATATGTAAAATGCTTGGAGGAGGGCCtaacacatagtaagtactcagcaAATATTAGCTTTTATACCAAAAATAGTTGCTCAGGTGGTTATAAACCTATTTGAAACCAACATGACCTTAACCTTCAGGTTACATAGCAGTGAAATTCAAAACATTGCATAACCTAGTAGCAGATGAACAAGAATTTGAAAGGAAAGCAAACAGCATCTCTTCCACAACTACAGAATGAGGCCTTTTTAACAGCGAAGATATTTCCAGTCACTTCCCTGTTTTTGCCATTAAGATTTAGCCACTAGATACTATTCCTTTTAATTCCATTGATAATAATATTTTTGCAGAAATGAGCTTGGCCACTGGAGGGCTCTCACAGACTCTCATTAATGCTGTCTGAAAGTGATTCCATAAAAATAACTAACATAAGGAATGAACATCACAAAATATCAATAACACAACTGATACACCCCTCTTTGAAAGTAATTCAGCAATGTATAGCAAaggatttaaaatatgtatattctttGATCTAGCTtctaaaattctaagaaaattattATGAAAGCTTCCAATTAAGttttttcaatttacatttcaATTAAATGTTCAATTAAGTAGATGTTATGTTATAAAACATGTTTCAAAATGCAAAttgctaaatttcttttaaaaatatctgtataGCTAGAGActggtttttaaatatataaaaatatatttggaaaatatacacTGAAATGTTGACAAGCAGTTCCTTTGGTTAGTGAGATTGAGGGttttgtctctcttttgttctttaggcattttccaattttccatAATGAACATGAGTTgattttatatgagaaaaaatttttaattttttaatttaaaatattttcaacatttttaaatattcattattataaGGGTCTATAAAGAGCACTCATGTCCCTAAACACTATGTGAGTAGCCTGACGATTATGTTGCTACCTCACTGGCAGTCCTCTTCACCTTCAGAACATAGTTCAGAGCCTTCACAAGATCACACAGACCTTTTATGACACAACCCTCTCAGCAACCCCTCCACTCCTCTGTGCAGCCCCCTACCCCAAGGAATGTCCACACCCGTCATAATGAACTCCTTAGGGGTTCTTCATAGAAGAACAGCACACTCTCTCATCCCCTATGATTTATACCTGCCCTTCATCTTGCAGGAAATGACCTCCTCCACCCAGCTACTTCCCAGGCACCCAAAATTAATTAGCCCAAGAACCTCCTATAACAggattttcctgcttcttcctatGAAATTCTGAAGAGTTCCCACAGCATCTTGTGCAtgttttaatcaaaatataaattacccATATGATACTGTTTAGTTTCGAATTTAACTATGTGAATTGTTTTCTCACAAAGTATAATACTGCATTCATTCCTAGCTTCCAACATAACCTTGTGCAGATCCTTCTGTCTAGAATGCTCCCCAACACAGCCAcagctcccccctcccctcaACTCACATCTCTCAAAGTTCTGTTCCGGTGTCATTTGGAACAGAAACATTCCTCACTCTCCAGGTTGAGCTAGGTGTAGTCATCATGTTCCCCTAGCCATCTGTATAGAACTTAGCCACACTGCTTTGAAATTATCTGTTCAGCTGCCTAGGAGTTCCTCAAAGGCAGAAGTGGTGCCTGACTCATTCCAGTAAGTAATCTAGCAGAGTGTCAGTGTCAGGCCAGAGCAAACAGTAAGCGTTATTATCTGAGCTAAACACCTTCCCTTAAAGATTTCCAAACTACAGTTCTAGCTTTAATGTGTGTAGTTTCAACCGAGACCATTTTGGAGGAAAATTCTGGTCCTATCCTGTGGTAAGCAACCTCTAAGAGGACCCCTggtgatccccacctcctggtattcacactcTTGTGTAGTACCCTCCCACATTGCTCCAGGGTGGGTCTGTATGAACAATAGCCTATGACAGAAGCAATGGTATATCACTGGCAAGATCAGGTTATAAAAAGACTATGGCAAAATAGCAGAGTGGTTAGCAAAATGATGAACTAGGAAGCTCCAAGCTCTCATTCTCCCACAgaaacatataaaagaaaaaaaggagaaactttgTCGGTGCTCTGGAAAATAGTCAAAGGTTTCTAGCACCCAAGCAAACACCTCATCAAGAAAAAGCCATCTTCAAAATGATAGAAAAGTTTGGGGgcattttattcacttttttcttcccatCCCCAGGGCAGCGGCAGTCTTGATCTTGAAGGAGCAGCAGCCCATTTTCCCAGTTTCCTCCCTTGAAGAAGAAGGAGCAGAGCAGACCTTATTCGAAAATCATTGTGTCCATCTGTTCTGACCTGTCTGGGGATACTCGAACTACTGACATTGTATCTCATCTTCAATTTACCTAACTTGGAATGTAAGTGGAAAAAGTGGTGGGCACTGCTTGTAAAAGATGCGAGTTGGAGTACAGACTCACAGATGCCTGAGACAAGAGATTATGGGTGGAAACAATCAAGAGACTGTCTAAGGACTAGAGGAGAAGCTAGGATGAGATTATttgggaaattaagacattccaaAGCACCTGTGTATGTGGGGGAATTTAGAAATTCACACACATGTCCAGGCAAGATTCATGCCCAGAAAAGACCTGAGATGGCCTTAAGCTTTCACTTTGGGCTGATTCCTAGGATCACTGCCAGCATAAGTGTTGAAGGTAGGCCCCAACACAGAGCCAAGCTGAAAACACTGGAAGAGGAGGTcagattttttgttattttcctgcttctcttttttgatttttttgagtttttgtgcgtgttgtcttgttttgtttgtttagctcCTGGCATCAAGGAAATCTTTCAAAACATTGAGCCAAAGGAACAGACACTTCAGTGACACACAATAAGGAATAGTCCTTGCAAAATAGTGGGGAAAAGTCTTAAAACAAATGGACTACCACAGCCTTCaacaattaaaggaaaaaaaccagcaaaccctagggaagaggaaaaattttatttccagagttaccacattgtAATTGTCAAATGCTcaaatttcaacaacaaaaacaaattacaaggcacacaaagaaacaggaaaatataacctATTCAAAGGAACAAACAAATTGACAGAAATTATCCTTGAAAAACCCCAGACTTTGGACTTGCTAGACAAAGACTCAAAAAAAC
It encodes the following:
- the CLDN11 gene encoding claudin-11, which gives rise to MMVATCLQIVGFVTSFVGWIGIIVTTSTNDWVVTCGYTIPTCRKLDELGSKGLWADCVMATGLYHCKPLVDILILPGYVQACRALMIAASVLGLPAILLLLTVLPCIRMGHEPGVAKYRRAQLAGVMLILLALCAMVATIWFPVCAHRETTIVSFGYSLYAGWIGSVLCLVGGCVIVCCAGDAQAFGENRFYYSSGSSSPTHAKSAHV